A window of Nitrospinaceae bacterium contains these coding sequences:
- a CDS encoding NADPH:quinone reductase, whose amino-acid sequence MKAVRVHKFDLSVPMQEEVVDDFAPEPGELLIKTGAMGINPVDVAIRAAKHPYAKMVTPPYIPGAEASGEVVALGVGVEGFTVGQRVYGRAVGGAYAELVRLPANTTAELPDAYSFEEGAGITVPFYTAWNALVIKAEASAGEAVLVQGGAGGVGSAAIQLAKRMGCRVITTVSSQEKADFCTSLGADETINYRDEDVAERCMAFTSGRGVDIVVELAACDNFDKDLDAICIDGRIIVIGTGTGKGPMAEFRVPSVMTKDVRILGLAVINLFPKMPELIRRFMPILREGGLKVNIDQSFPMESANKAHELVLSGKFLGKVVLTP is encoded by the coding sequence ATGAAAGCTGTTCGCGTTCACAAATTCGATCTTTCCGTTCCAATGCAAGAAGAAGTGGTAGATGATTTTGCGCCAGAGCCAGGCGAGCTTTTGATCAAAACGGGTGCCATGGGGATCAATCCTGTGGATGTTGCCATCCGAGCCGCCAAGCATCCTTATGCAAAGATGGTTACGCCGCCTTATATTCCTGGTGCGGAAGCCTCGGGGGAGGTTGTGGCTCTCGGTGTGGGTGTTGAAGGTTTCACTGTTGGACAGCGGGTTTATGGACGTGCCGTGGGTGGTGCATATGCGGAGCTTGTCCGCCTTCCTGCCAATACAACAGCTGAACTACCCGATGCCTACAGTTTCGAGGAGGGTGCTGGCATCACCGTTCCATTCTATACGGCGTGGAACGCTTTGGTTATCAAGGCCGAGGCAAGCGCTGGCGAGGCAGTTTTAGTTCAAGGAGGCGCTGGTGGAGTTGGCAGTGCCGCGATTCAGCTTGCCAAGCGGATGGGTTGCCGAGTAATCACCACTGTTAGCTCGCAAGAGAAGGCCGACTTTTGCACGAGTCTTGGCGCCGATGAGACAATCAATTACCGGGATGAAGATGTTGCTGAGCGCTGCATGGCTTTCACTAGTGGTCGTGGAGTAGATATCGTCGTCGAACTCGCCGCTTGCGATAATTTTGATAAGGACCTGGACGCAATATGTATTGATGGACGAATTATTGTCATTGGAACGGGTACGGGAAAGGGCCCGATGGCCGAATTTCGAGTTCCCTCGGTTATGACTAAGGATGTCCGTATCCTGGGGCTAGCCGTTATCAACCTATTCCCGAAGATGCCAGAGTTAATTCGCCGCTTTATGCCGATTTTGCGGGAGGGCGGGCTCAAGGTAAATATCGACCAATCGTTCCCGATGGAATCGGCGAACAAGGCGCATGAACTTGTCCTGAGCGGAAAGTTTCTTGGAAAGGTGGTGCTCACACCATGA